In the Quercus lobata isolate SW786 chromosome 5, ValleyOak3.0 Primary Assembly, whole genome shotgun sequence genome, one interval contains:
- the LOC115989409 gene encoding uncharacterized protein LOC115989409, with protein sequence MSKGKEKVGGSKQFRWLPPMHEMMLKILTEEAGKGNKPSNTFRAGSFALVAKEITAHFGVECHPVFVENRMRTLRSMWSTIQELRRKSGFGWDENLKMITCDAKTYQEEVMAHRKHAEYLNKKIEFYDELAIVVGKDTATGGFAKSGVDIENEPDNGDNGDSAEFVADNVEECVVEKGKNANESSTTGSGISKSRKRGRAASTVDDSVLTDLSDQLKEIAGALKEINRGPVDYTTLYNEVMAMMAEGYSEDMLATAFDHLCENEKTARGFLAKNARLRKLWLDGYFFSQI encoded by the exons ATGTCAAAGGGGAAAGAAAAAGTTGGTGGCAGCAAGCAATTTAGGTGGCTGCCACCTATGCATGAGATGATGCTAAAGATACTTACAGAGGAGGCTGGAAAGGGCAATAAGCCCTCTAATACTTTTAGGGCCGGCTCCTTTGCTCTTGTAGCCAAGGAGATAACGGCCCATTTCGGGGTTGAGTGCCACCCTGTATTTGTGGAGAACCGGATGCGGACTCTAAGGTCCATGTGGTCAACTATTCAAGAGCTTAGAAGGAAGAGTGGATTCGGTTGGGACGAAAATCTGAAAATGATAACTTGTGACGCAAAAACATACCAAGAAGAAGTTATG GCACATCGGAAGCATGCCGAGTAtctgaacaaaaaaattgagttttacgATGAATTAGCGATTGTGGTGGGAAAGGACACAGCCACAGGTGGCTTTGCTAAGTCCGGAGTGGATATCGAAAATGAGCCAGATAATGGGGATAATGGGGATAGTGCAGAGTTTGTCGCAGATAATGTGGAGGAATGTGTGGTTGAAAAGGGGAAGAACGCAAATGAATCATCCACCACTGGGTCGGGAATTTCCAAGTCCCGCAAAAGAGGGCGTGCAGCTTCTACTGTTGATGATAGTGTGCTGACTGATCTATCTGATCAGCTGAAGGAAATAGCTGGCGCTCTGAAAGAAATTAATCGGGGCCCGGTAGATTATACAACTTTGTATAATGAGGTAATGGCTATGATGGCGGAGGGATATAGCGAAGATATGCTCGCTACTGCCTTCGACCATCTTTGTGAGAATGAGAAGACGGCACGTGGATTTTTAGCCAAGAATGCTAGGTTGAGGAAGCTATGGTTAGAtggttattttttctcacaaatttgA